A genomic window from Armatimonadota bacterium includes:
- a CDS encoding cation:proton antiporter: MGDAQIAVGMGLLVFLAAILSVELGVSVALIEIVLGVLGGNFLGLHTTPWIDYLAGFGSIVLTFLAGAEVDVDLMREKLGASLALGGLSFLLPFAGAWAFALWGLRWGPDAAKIAGVALSTTSLAVVYAVLVETGLTATPLGKLIMASTFVTDFGTAAALSILFIRPTWWIAAFLAVSAAVVVAMPRLHPWFFRRYGNRVIEPEIKGAFAALLVLMYFGRLADSHAVLPAFVLGLAVSRVFALHRAEQQRFRVVAFALLTPFFFIKAGMNVALPAVYTNLGVLAALLGVKLVTKVAGVLPLARRHAPEGPIYATLLMSTGLTFGTISSLHGLQAGIIDRTQFSLLVTAVILSAVLPTVIAQRWFDPRRQGAVAGPRKSLWQPVAGEEAE; the protein is encoded by the coding sequence ATGGGCGATGCGCAGATCGCGGTCGGGATGGGGCTGCTCGTCTTCCTGGCGGCGATCCTCTCCGTGGAACTGGGCGTCTCCGTGGCCCTCATCGAGATCGTCCTCGGGGTCCTCGGTGGCAACTTTCTCGGCCTGCACACGACGCCCTGGATCGACTACCTGGCGGGATTCGGCAGCATCGTCCTGACCTTTCTGGCCGGCGCGGAAGTTGATGTGGACCTGATGCGGGAGAAGTTGGGCGCGAGCCTGGCCCTCGGCGGTCTCTCCTTCCTGCTGCCCTTTGCCGGCGCCTGGGCCTTCGCCCTGTGGGGCCTGCGCTGGGGGCCGGACGCGGCGAAGATCGCCGGCGTGGCGCTGTCCACGACCTCGCTCGCCGTTGTCTACGCCGTACTCGTGGAGACGGGGCTCACCGCCACACCGCTCGGCAAGCTCATCATGGCCAGCACCTTCGTCACCGACTTCGGCACCGCCGCGGCGCTGAGCATCCTCTTTATCCGTCCCACGTGGTGGATCGCGGCGTTCCTGGCCGTCTCCGCGGCCGTCGTCGTGGCCATGCCCCGGCTGCACCCCTGGTTCTTCCGGCGCTACGGGAACCGGGTGATCGAGCCGGAGATCAAGGGTGCCTTTGCCGCCCTGCTCGTCCTGATGTACTTCGGCCGTCTTGCCGACAGCCACGCCGTGCTGCCCGCCTTCGTCCTCGGTCTGGCCGTCTCCCGGGTCTTCGCCCTGCACCGCGCGGAGCAGCAGCGGTTCCGGGTCGTCGCCTTCGCCCTGCTCACGCCGTTCTTCTTCATCAAGGCCGGGATGAATGTAGCCCTGCCCGCCGTCTACACGAACCTGGGGGTGCTGGCGGCGCTGCTCGGGGTGAAGCTGGTGACCAAGGTCGCCGGGGTGCTCCCTCTGGCCCGCCGCCATGCGCCCGAAGGGCCGATCTACGCCACGCTGCTGATGAGTACCGGGCTCACCTTCGGGACGATCTCGTCGCTGCACGGCCTGCAGGCCGGGATCATCGACCGCACCCAGTTCTCCCTGCTGGTCACCGCGGTCATCCTGAGCGCCGTACTGCC
- a CDS encoding thioredoxin family protein: MADRLLVLMLVAAGAAIVWLILRWRSARYRRTGAADLVPPGRARPLVLAFSTPDCVPCRTQQKPALHELLRRYPGRVEVRAVDAADQPDLADRFGIMTVPSTVVIDPRGRIVAINHGMTRWEKLAAQLNLNGARAPVRIQSQETS; the protein is encoded by the coding sequence GTGGCCGACCGGTTGCTGGTCCTGATGCTGGTGGCCGCGGGCGCGGCGATCGTCTGGCTGATCCTGCGCTGGCGGTCGGCCCGCTACCGCCGGACCGGGGCGGCTGACCTGGTGCCGCCCGGGCGCGCCCGGCCGCTGGTGCTGGCGTTTTCGACGCCCGACTGCGTCCCGTGCCGCACCCAGCAGAAACCGGCCCTCCACGAACTGCTGCGGCGCTATCCCGGACGCGTCGAGGTCCGCGCGGTAGACGCGGCCGACCAGCCTGATCTGGCCGACCGATTCGGGATCATGACGGTCCCGAGCACAGTCGTCATCGATCCCCGCGGGCGAATCGTCGCGATCAACCACGGCATGACCCGCTGGGAGAAGCTCGCCGCTCAGTTGAATCTCAACGGCGCGCGCGCTCCCGTTCGGATCCAGTCTCAGGAGACGTCATGA
- a CDS encoding DUF4395 domain-containing protein codes for MVTKVDHNAIKFNQVSIAVVSAAAFLADLPWLAGLLALVLAVATARPSWGLFRGIYQRLVLPLGWLRPNLVDDEPAPHRFAQGVGAAFLAAGWIALTARAAVAGWTLVLLVAVLAMVNVVFNFCAGCFVYYQLRRAGLIRRAAAQQ; via the coding sequence ATGGTGACGAAGGTCGATCACAACGCGATCAAATTCAATCAGGTGAGCATCGCGGTCGTTTCGGCCGCCGCTTTCCTGGCCGATCTTCCCTGGCTGGCCGGGCTGCTGGCCTTGGTTCTGGCGGTGGCGACCGCCCGGCCGTCCTGGGGGCTGTTCCGGGGGATCTACCAGCGCCTCGTTCTGCCGCTGGGCTGGCTGCGTCCGAACCTGGTGGACGATGAGCCGGCGCCGCACCGATTTGCGCAGGGGGTCGGCGCCGCGTTTCTGGCCGCCGGATGGATCGCGCTGACCGCGCGAGCGGCGGTGGCGGGCTGGACTCTGGTACTGCTCGTCGCGGTACTGGCCATGGTGAATGTGGTCTTCAACTTCTGCGCCGGGTGCTTCGTCTACTATCAGCTCCGCCGCGCCGGCCTCATCCGCCGAGCCGCGGCGCAGCAGTAG
- a CDS encoding ferritin-like domain-containing protein gives MSETIRGPELRLGTILGAPPERTTPQGLAPRGLYPPGEGVAHDFQVLDRSLVWAEGVEELYEQARARQWDAGRDIPWARGRGVPEPVERALCAVLTWMVQQEFAAWYVPAKFVPRIHPAYLEPVLFLSTQVADEARHVEVFTKRLFLNGMGFVGAYPNTEASLRGLLAQDEFDKASFLLHVLGEGTFLDLFAFLRRIAPEEASRTIFTRSHEDEARHVAYGTGRVRIQLRQDPRAIDRFVGALEERLSFARDISGIPPEIQESLAVLAGGGEAGASFLRGVSLVREFQRDLAENCLRRLEASGVSPAAAAHISELHRRASGNGM, from the coding sequence ATGTCTGAGACGATCCGGGGCCCTGAGCTGCGGTTGGGGACGATCCTCGGCGCCCCGCCGGAGCGCACGACCCCTCAGGGCCTGGCGCCGCGGGGGCTGTATCCGCCGGGCGAAGGCGTGGCCCACGACTTCCAGGTGCTGGATCGGAGCCTGGTGTGGGCGGAAGGCGTCGAGGAACTCTACGAGCAGGCCAGGGCACGGCAGTGGGATGCCGGCCGCGACATTCCCTGGGCCCGGGGGCGCGGTGTTCCGGAGCCGGTGGAGCGGGCGCTGTGCGCGGTGCTCACCTGGATGGTGCAGCAGGAGTTCGCGGCCTGGTATGTCCCGGCGAAGTTCGTCCCCCGCATCCATCCGGCGTACCTGGAGCCGGTGCTGTTCCTCTCCACCCAGGTGGCGGACGAAGCCCGCCACGTCGAGGTGTTCACCAAGCGTCTGTTTTTGAACGGCATGGGCTTCGTCGGCGCCTATCCGAACACCGAGGCGTCCTTGAGGGGTCTGCTGGCCCAGGACGAGTTCGACAAGGCCTCCTTCCTGCTGCACGTGCTGGGGGAGGGGACGTTCCTCGATCTGTTCGCCTTCCTCCGCCGGATCGCCCCCGAGGAGGCCAGCCGCACCATCTTCACCCGCTCCCACGAGGATGAGGCCCGCCACGTCGCCTACGGCACCGGACGGGTGCGGATCCAGCTCCGGCAGGATCCGCGGGCCATCGACCGGTTCGTCGGCGCGCTGGAGGAGCGCCTCAGTTTTGCGCGCGACATCTCGGGCATCCCGCCGGAGATCCAGGAATCCCTCGCCGTGCTGGCCGGCGGGGGCGAGGCCGGCGCGTCGTTCCTGCGGGGTGTGAGCCTGGTGCGGGAGTTCCAGCGGGACCTCGCCGAGAATTGCCTGCGTCGCCTGGAGGCCAGCGGCGTCTCCCCCGCGGCGGCCGCGCACATCTCGGAGCTGCACCGGCGGGCCTCGGGCAACGGGATGTGA
- a CDS encoding sulfurtransferase, which yields MAGYAYPDVLVETDWVDAHHADPAVRIIEADEDPRLYDEGHIPRALRLHWKEDLQDPVVRDWVDRERFARLLGDRGVSHDHTVILYGDRNNWFATYVFWLFKYYGHRDVRVLNGGRDRWLRDGRALTAEVPRFSPTEYRAGGPDLSIRTFRDDLLRSLGHPGVALVDVRSPAEFSGDLLAPPAYPQEGAQRGGHIPGARNIPWGENVREDGRFKAPEELRALYEAHGIRPEQEVVAYCRIGERSSLTWFTLKYLLGYERVKNYDGSWTEWGSLVGAPIER from the coding sequence ATGGCCGGCTATGCGTATCCCGACGTGCTCGTGGAGACCGACTGGGTCGATGCGCATCACGCGGACCCCGCGGTGCGGATCATTGAGGCCGATGAGGACCCGCGACTTTATGACGAGGGCCACATTCCCCGCGCCCTCCGTCTGCACTGGAAGGAGGATCTCCAGGATCCGGTGGTGAGGGACTGGGTGGACCGGGAGCGCTTCGCCCGTCTCCTGGGCGACCGCGGCGTCAGTCATGATCACACCGTCATCCTCTACGGCGACCGCAACAACTGGTTCGCCACGTACGTCTTCTGGCTGTTCAAGTACTACGGCCACCGCGACGTCCGCGTCCTCAACGGCGGCCGCGACCGCTGGCTGCGGGACGGCCGGGCGCTGACCGCGGAGGTCCCGCGCTTCTCGCCGACGGAGTACCGTGCCGGCGGCCCGGATCTCTCCATCCGCACGTTCCGGGACGACCTGCTGCGCAGCCTGGGCCATCCCGGTGTGGCCCTGGTGGACGTGCGCTCCCCGGCGGAGTTCTCCGGCGACCTCCTGGCGCCTCCGGCCTATCCCCAGGAGGGCGCGCAGCGCGGGGGGCACATCCCCGGCGCCCGCAACATCCCCTGGGGGGAGAACGTCCGGGAGGATGGACGGTTCAAGGCTCCCGAGGAGCTGCGGGCCCTCTACGAGGCTCACGGGATCCGCCCGGAGCAGGAGGTCGTCGCCTACTGCCGGATCGGGGAGCGGTCTTCGCTGACCTGGTTCACCCTGAAGTACCTCCTCGGCTACGAGCGGGTGAAGAACTACGACGGCTCGTGGACGGAGTGGGGTAGCCTGGTCGGCGCGCCGATCGAGCGGTGA
- a CDS encoding tellurium resistance protein TerC, whose amino-acid sequence MIDLGVVLIVLQLIYLEGILSIDNAAVLGAMVSRLPREDPIPWPRLLRFLQQPVHRLLGGQRLAALKVGLLGAYLGRGTMLFVATWVVRNRWLLLLGGLYLIKLAADHLGDFGPGTAEEDARNAVGEPLRRGERSFWSVVVAVELADLAFSLDNVVAAVALSRELWVVFTGVALGILTMRFAAGIFVWLIQRYPVLEAAAYLLVLNIGLELLLEDLWHIRLDDAQKFAVSAGTLVLSVLYGRSATLQKVGRHLTWLRRVLGLVSLIFLWALKPVAWLFSGFAGATRVLALLFTTRIRLARNAHRVARDLSPPGSQSK is encoded by the coding sequence GTGATTGACCTCGGCGTCGTCCTGATCGTCCTCCAGCTCATCTACCTGGAGGGCATCCTCTCCATCGACAACGCCGCAGTCCTGGGCGCCATGGTCTCCCGGCTGCCCAGGGAAGACCCCATCCCCTGGCCCCGACTCCTGAGATTCCTTCAGCAGCCCGTGCACCGGCTGCTGGGCGGGCAGCGCCTGGCCGCGCTCAAAGTAGGGCTGTTGGGCGCCTACCTGGGCCGGGGGACGATGCTGTTCGTCGCCACCTGGGTGGTGCGGAACCGCTGGCTGCTCCTGCTCGGGGGGTTGTACCTCATCAAGCTGGCCGCGGACCACTTGGGAGATTTCGGCCCCGGGACGGCCGAAGAAGATGCCCGAAACGCCGTCGGCGAGCCCCTCCGGCGGGGGGAGCGGTCCTTCTGGAGTGTCGTCGTCGCCGTCGAGCTGGCCGACCTCGCCTTCAGTCTGGACAATGTCGTCGCCGCCGTGGCCCTCTCGCGCGAACTGTGGGTCGTTTTCACCGGGGTGGCGCTGGGCATTCTCACCATGCGCTTCGCCGCCGGGATCTTCGTGTGGCTGATTCAGCGCTACCCGGTGCTCGAGGCGGCGGCCTACCTGCTGGTGCTGAACATCGGGCTCGAACTGCTGTTGGAAGATCTCTGGCACATCCGCCTCGACGATGCGCAGAAATTCGCCGTGTCGGCGGGAACCCTGGTCCTCAGCGTGCTCTACGGCCGGTCGGCAACGCTCCAGAAGGTCGGCCGGCACCTTACCTGGCTCAGGCGCGTGCTGGGGCTGGTCAGCCTGATCTTCCTGTGGGCACTGAAGCCCGTCGCCTGGCTGTTCAGCGGTTTCGCGGGAGCCACCCGTGTCCTGGCCCTCCTCTTCACCACCCGCATCCGCCTGGCCCGGAACGCCCACCGCGTGGCGCGCGATCTCTCCCCCCCCGGGTCCCAGTCGAAATAG
- a CDS encoding DinB family protein, whose translation MEITRWIVEHCDQTYRRGNWAGNGVLPSLEGVTAEEASWRPNPEQHTIAEIVRHMAYWKDAVTARLAGRPWTYSEEMDWRPVAPTAQGWEEARKELEDAHGRLLEELSALREERLPEILGKAWWLEGGQARVIDFAIGIAHHDQYHAAQIYVLRRQYKHR comes from the coding sequence ATGGAGATTACCCGCTGGATCGTCGAGCACTGCGACCAGACCTACCGTCGGGGGAACTGGGCCGGCAACGGCGTCCTGCCCTCTCTAGAGGGGGTGACCGCGGAAGAAGCATCCTGGCGACCCAACCCGGAGCAGCACACCATCGCCGAGATCGTCCGACACATGGCCTACTGGAAGGATGCCGTGACCGCGCGGCTGGCCGGCCGGCCCTGGACGTACAGCGAGGAGATGGACTGGCGCCCCGTGGCGCCCACGGCGCAGGGGTGGGAGGAGGCCAGGAAGGAACTCGAGGACGCCCACGGCCGGCTGCTGGAGGAGTTGAGCGCGCTGCGCGAGGAGCGCCTGCCCGAAATTCTTGGCAAGGCCTGGTGGCTGGAGGGAGGGCAGGCCCGCGTCATCGACTTTGCCATCGGGATCGCGCACCACGATCAGTATCACGCGGCGCAGATCTACGTCCTGCGGCGCCAGTACAAACACCGGTGA
- a CDS encoding radical SAM protein encodes MALQPRLFKTTGVRVNPRVVWVEVEAKSVLNRVRGMPFQWSINPYRGCEHQCSFCYARRTHWFLDQDGVNNWGNRIFVKINAPEILRRELAHPSWAHEELEVGTATDPYQPAEGAYKITRRILEALRDYRTPVGLITRSSMIVRDLDVLRELARGPGVRVCFSVATMDERVAREIEPGAPAPVKRLEALRTLSRAGIPTVIMLAPVLPGITDDVRTLTEVVTAAREYGAASLATVTLHLGEITRDAFFEFLTHRYPQLVPEYRRLYRGKYAPPVYRRQVQRVVAAIQARVGLRSREIPAAGPATVTEQPPKQLELFGRRTAWRLPAGSSSTATRPTVGGTGPATASCPL; translated from the coding sequence GTGGCGCTCCAGCCACGGCTCTTCAAGACCACCGGGGTCCGCGTCAATCCCCGGGTCGTGTGGGTCGAGGTGGAGGCGAAGTCCGTCCTCAACCGGGTCAGGGGGATGCCGTTCCAATGGTCCATCAATCCGTACCGGGGATGCGAGCACCAGTGTTCGTTCTGCTACGCTCGTCGCACGCATTGGTTCCTCGACCAGGACGGGGTCAACAACTGGGGCAATCGCATCTTCGTGAAGATCAACGCGCCGGAGATCCTGCGGCGCGAACTGGCGCATCCATCGTGGGCGCATGAGGAGTTGGAAGTCGGGACCGCGACCGACCCCTATCAGCCGGCCGAGGGGGCCTACAAGATCACCCGGCGGATCCTCGAGGCCCTGCGGGACTATCGCACCCCCGTGGGGCTGATCACCCGATCGTCGATGATCGTCCGCGACCTGGACGTGCTGCGGGAGCTGGCCCGGGGGCCGGGCGTGCGGGTGTGCTTCAGCGTAGCCACCATGGACGAGCGCGTGGCCAGGGAGATCGAACCCGGGGCGCCCGCGCCCGTCAAGCGGCTGGAAGCGCTGCGGACGCTGTCGCGGGCGGGCATCCCCACGGTGATCATGCTGGCCCCCGTCCTCCCCGGCATCACCGACGACGTGCGGACGCTGACCGAGGTGGTGACCGCGGCCAGGGAGTACGGGGCGGCGTCGCTGGCCACGGTGACCCTGCACCTGGGCGAGATCACGCGCGATGCGTTCTTCGAGTTCCTGACGCATCGGTATCCCCAACTGGTCCCGGAGTATCGGCGACTCTACCGGGGCAAGTACGCGCCTCCGGTTTATCGGAGGCAGGTGCAGCGTGTTGTGGCCGCGATCCAGGCCCGGGTCGGCCTGCGGTCGCGCGAGATCCCGGCGGCGGGTCCCGCGACCGTCACCGAGCAGCCGCCTAAGCAGCTCGAACTCTTCGGAAGGAGAACCGCATGGAGATTACCCGCTGGATCGTCGAGCACTGCGACCAGACCTACCGTCGGGGGAACTGGGCCGGCAACGGCGTCCTGCCCTCTCTAG
- a CDS encoding EamA family transporter, with protein MPDRLTLLVFAVIVLIGGTNFVAVRFSNRELPPFWGASLRFAAAALLLLGLALVQRVPLPRGRALLGAVIYGLLGFGAGYAFAYWGLRHVPAGLAAVVLASAPLLTFLLAVLHRQEPFRWPTLAGGVIALAGIAVVFRGSVSSEVPYGSMLAMVAAAVCVAESTVLVKQFPKTHPVSTNVVALAAGVVVLAALSLLLREPWAIPARTGTWIALAYLVLLGSSTAFVLFLFVLKRWTASAANYQFVLFPIVAIVVAAILEGARVSASLLVGGGLVLASVYAAVISQPLPVETRPKLGPEPCLTCAE; from the coding sequence GTGCCTGATCGGCTGACCCTGCTGGTCTTCGCGGTCATCGTCCTGATCGGTGGGACGAACTTCGTGGCCGTGCGCTTCAGCAACCGCGAGCTCCCGCCGTTCTGGGGTGCGAGCTTGCGCTTTGCTGCGGCGGCGCTGCTCCTGCTCGGGCTCGCCCTCGTGCAGCGGGTTCCCCTGCCGCGCGGGCGCGCGTTGCTGGGCGCAGTCATCTATGGCCTGCTGGGATTTGGAGCCGGCTATGCGTTCGCCTACTGGGGCTTGCGCCACGTACCGGCCGGTCTGGCCGCCGTGGTGCTGGCGTCCGCGCCGCTCCTGACGTTTCTTCTGGCCGTCCTCCACCGCCAGGAACCATTCCGCTGGCCGACACTGGCCGGCGGGGTCATCGCACTGGCCGGCATCGCCGTCGTCTTCCGGGGGTCGGTCAGCTCGGAAGTTCCCTACGGTTCGATGCTGGCCATGGTCGCCGCCGCCGTCTGCGTGGCCGAGTCCACGGTCCTCGTCAAGCAGTTCCCCAAGACGCATCCCGTGAGCACCAATGTCGTGGCACTGGCCGCCGGCGTCGTCGTGCTCGCCGCCCTCTCGCTCCTGCTGCGCGAGCCCTGGGCGATTCCCGCGCGGACGGGCACCTGGATCGCGCTTGCCTACCTGGTCCTCCTCGGCTCGAGCACCGCGTTCGTCCTCTTCCTGTTCGTCCTCAAGCGATGGACGGCATCCGCCGCGAACTACCAGTTCGTCCTGTTTCCGATCGTGGCCATCGTCGTTGCCGCCATCCTCGAGGGCGCGCGGGTGTCGGCTTCTCTCCTGGTCGGCGGAGGGCTCGTGCTGGCCAGCGTGTATGCCGCGGTCATCAGCCAGCCCCTCCCCGTGGAGACTCGGCCGAAGCTGGGTCCCGAACCCTGCCTGACCTGCGCCGAGTAG
- a CDS encoding chromate resistance protein, with protein MKWVTRRNAKVDRIACPWLIRRFIDPAAEFLYVAPDEVEQAAAHEGATVFDVAGAELGHVEGRCSFESILRKYDLRDPGLLLLGRIVHGADIPQDIALEPEAAGLRAVAHGFATLYGDRDHEKLEAQMPVYDALYAWCRERVNARA; from the coding sequence ATGAAATGGGTAACCCGCAGGAACGCGAAGGTGGACCGCATCGCCTGCCCGTGGCTCATCCGGCGGTTCATCGATCCCGCCGCCGAGTTCCTCTACGTCGCGCCGGACGAAGTCGAGCAGGCGGCGGCCCATGAAGGGGCCACTGTGTTCGACGTGGCGGGCGCCGAACTGGGCCACGTCGAAGGCCGCTGCAGCTTCGAGTCGATCCTGCGCAAGTACGACCTGCGCGATCCGGGCCTGTTGCTGCTGGGGCGCATCGTGCACGGCGCCGACATCCCCCAGGACATCGCCCTCGAGCCGGAAGCCGCGGGGTTGCGCGCCGTGGCCCACGGGTTCGCGACGCTCTACGGCGACCGGGACCACGAGAAGCTCGAGGCGCAGATGCCGGTCTACGACGCCCTCTACGCCTGGTGCCGGGAGCGCGTGAACGCCCGGGCGTGA
- a CDS encoding ABC transporter permease has translation MSAAFSAEERAAVPRSGPAPRTGAQLFWRRLRRNRLALAGLAIVALLVLVAVLAPWLAPRDPSAQTLEDKRLPPSRAYLLGTDEFGRDILSRLIFGSRVALLAGGIAVLIALILGTAIGTTAAYYGGSVDQLSMRVMDVLLAFPYLLLAIVIISALGPGLMNTILAVGIWATPGFARVIRGAVLSIKAQEYVVAARVIGAGPGRIVARHILPNCISVAVVYSALYMANAILLEAALSFLGLGVQPPAPSWGLMVSTGRDYLLIAPHIATFPGLAIALTVLGFNLLGDGLRDALDPRAQI, from the coding sequence ATGAGTGCGGCCTTCTCCGCCGAAGAGCGCGCCGCCGTCCCGCGCAGCGGTCCGGCACCGCGGACCGGCGCGCAGCTGTTCTGGCGCCGCCTGCGCCGCAACCGATTGGCCCTGGCCGGTCTGGCCATCGTCGCCCTGCTGGTTCTGGTCGCCGTGCTCGCGCCCTGGCTCGCCCCGCGCGACCCCTCCGCCCAGACGCTGGAGGACAAACGCCTGCCGCCCTCGCGCGCCTACCTGCTGGGCACGGACGAGTTCGGGCGGGACATCCTCAGCCGGCTCATCTTCGGCAGCCGCGTGGCGCTGCTCGCCGGCGGCATTGCGGTCCTCATCGCTTTGATCCTGGGGACGGCGATCGGCACCACCGCCGCCTACTACGGGGGGAGCGTCGATCAGCTCTCGATGCGGGTGATGGACGTCCTGCTGGCCTTTCCCTACCTGCTCCTGGCCATCGTCATCATCAGCGCCCTCGGCCCGGGGTTGATGAACACCATCCTGGCCGTGGGCATCTGGGCCACGCCGGGGTTCGCCCGTGTCATCCGCGGCGCCGTCCTGTCGATCAAAGCGCAGGAGTACGTCGTGGCCGCGCGGGTGATCGGGGCCGGCCCGGGCCGGATCGTCGCCCGCCACATCCTGCCCAACTGCATCTCCGTCGCCGTCGTCTACTCGGCCCTGTACATGGCCAATGCCATCCTGCTGGAGGCGGCGCTGTCGTTCCTGGGGCTGGGGGTGCAGCCGCCGGCACCGTCGTGGGGGCTCATGGTCAGCACCGGCCGGGACTACCTCCTCATCGCGCCCCACATCGCCACCTTCCCGGGCCTGGCCATTGCCCTGACCGTGCTGGGGTTCAACCTCCTGGGGGACGGCCTGCGCGACGCCCTCGACCCGCGGGCCCAGATCTAG
- a CDS encoding ABC transporter permease, producing MSRFVLQRLLALVPVLLGVPLFIMLTVDLIPGDPAALMLGEGATAEMVARLRASLDLDKPLAVRYVRYVVRLAQGDLGRSFREGRRVNDELAEVWTATAELGIAALVLAVAAGVPLGVLSARRPNSWLDNLVRVTTLFGLSMPIFWIGLLLIVVFSLWLGWLPAGGRGTPAHLVMPAFTLALPTVAMLARMTRSAMLEVLREDYIRTARAKGVPGPRVLARHALRNALIPVVTVLGLQTGQLLGGAILTETVFAWPGIGRMIVRAIFARDYILLQGGVIVLAVTYLAVNLLVDLSYAYFDPRITYG from the coding sequence ATGAGCCGCTTCGTCCTGCAGCGCCTGCTGGCCCTCGTTCCCGTGCTCCTGGGCGTGCCGCTGTTCATCATGCTTACCGTGGACCTCATCCCGGGGGATCCCGCCGCGCTGATGCTGGGGGAGGGAGCTACGGCGGAGATGGTGGCCAGGCTGCGCGCCTCGCTCGACCTGGACAAACCGCTGGCCGTGCGCTACGTCCGCTACGTCGTGCGCCTGGCCCAGGGGGACCTGGGCCGCTCCTTCCGGGAAGGGCGCCGCGTGAACGACGAGCTGGCGGAGGTGTGGACCGCCACCGCCGAGCTCGGGATCGCCGCCCTGGTCCTCGCCGTCGCCGCGGGCGTCCCCCTCGGGGTGCTGTCCGCGCGCCGGCCCAACTCCTGGCTCGACAACCTGGTCCGGGTGACGACGCTCTTCGGCCTCTCCATGCCTATCTTCTGGATCGGGCTGCTGCTGATCGTGGTGTTCAGCCTGTGGCTGGGCTGGCTGCCGGCCGGGGGACGGGGCACGCCCGCCCACCTCGTGATGCCGGCGTTCACGCTGGCCCTGCCCACCGTCGCCATGCTGGCCCGCATGACGCGCTCGGCGATGCTGGAGGTGCTGCGCGAAGACTACATCCGCACCGCGCGGGCCAAGGGCGTGCCCGGGCCCCGGGTGCTGGCGCGGCACGCCCTGCGCAACGCGCTCATTCCGGTGGTCACCGTTCTGGGGCTGCAGACCGGCCAGCTGCTGGGCGGGGCCATCCTCACCGAGACGGTCTTCGCCTGGCCCGGCATCGGCCGGATGATCGTGCGCGCCATCTTCGCCCGCGACTACATCCTGCTCCAGGGCGGCGTGATCGTGCTGGCCGTGACCTATCTGGCGGTCAACCTGCTGGTCGATCTCTCCTACGCCTACTTCGACCCGCGGATCACCTACGGATGA